The DNA segment GCCGTGCCGGGCCCCCTGCCCGTGCCGGACACCGGGTGGGCCTTCGAGGCCAAGTGGGACGGCGCCCGCTGCGTCGTCTCGACGCCGGGCGACGGCACGCTGCGGCTGACCTCGCGGGCCCGCAACGACGTCACGCCGACCTATCCCGAGCTGCACGCCCTGGGCGAGGTGCTGCGGGGCCGCAGCGTGGTCCTGGACGGCGAGATCGTGGCCCTGGACACGGCGGGGCGGTCGGACTTCGGGCTGCTCCAGCGCCGGATGGGCGTGATGAACGCCCGCCGCGCGGCCCGGCTCGCGCTGGACCTGCCCGCCCATCTGGTGGTCTTCGACGTGCTGTTCCTGGACGGCCGGACGCTGACCACCCTGGGCTACGAGGAGCGCCGCGCGGTCCTGGCGGCGCTCCTCCCTGCCGGGCCGCACTGGTCGGTGCCGTCGTATGTGCGCGGGAGCGGCGCGAAGGCGTGGGAGACCGTGGTGCGCGGCGGGCTGGAGGGGGTGGTCGCCAAGCGGCTCACCTCGCCGTACCTGCCGGGCGTCCGGTCACCCGACTGGCGCAAGACGAAGCGGGTCGAGACCCTGGACGTGGTCATCGGCGGCTGGACCCAGCGCAACGGGGCGCCCGAAGGGGTGCCGGGGGCGGTGCTGGTCGGCGTGGACGACCCGGCGGGGCTGCGGTACGCGGGCTCGGTGGGGTCGGGGATGTCCGACCGGGAGCTGGGCGAGCTGAGGGAGTACCTGCGGGTGATCGCCCGCCCCTCGTCGCCGTTCACCGGGCCGGTCGATGTGGCCGGGGCGCACTGGGTGGAGCCGCGCCTGGTCGCGGAGGTCGCCGCCTCGCAGTGGACGGCGGCCGGACGGCTGCGGCATCCGGTGTGGCAGCGGCTGCGCCCGGACCTGACCCGGCTGGACTGACCGGTGGCCGTACGGTTCGCGGCCCCGCCCCCGTCAGCCGGGCAGGGTGAGTCCGCGGGAGACGCGTACGGCGGCCGAGAGGAGGCCGGCCCGGACCTGCGAGCTGCGGTACATCCGGTCGGAGCGGAAGGAGATGCCGAGGGAGCCGATCTGCTCGCCCCGGTAGACCGGCACCGCCACACAGGTGGTGCCGCGCACATACTCCTCGCGGTCCATGACGACCGGCGCGGGCGCCCCGTCGAGCTGCCGGACGAGTTCTTCCTCGTGGGTGATGGTGCGCGGGGTGAGCCCGGTCAGCTCGTGCCGGGAGAGGTAGTCGGCGCGCGCCTCCTCGTCCAGTTCACGCAGGACGCTCTTGCCGAGGGCGGTGGCGTGCCCGGCCTCGTCGAGGCCGACCCACAGGTCGACGCGCGGGGCGCTCACGCTGTCGACGATCTCCATGACCCGGATCTCGCCGTCCACGTAGAGGGTCAGATAGGCGGCGGCGTCCAGCTGGTCGCGCAGGGCCGCGAGGGCGGGCCGGACGCGCGCGATCCCCTGCCGTGCGCCGGTTCCGGCGGCCGGATCGGTGCCGGCGCACGTCTCCGTGTCCGCGCCGGGGACCGGGTCCGCGACCGTGTCCGTCTCGGCGAGGACGAAGGTGTGGTCGTCCCGTTCCGCCAGGAATCCGTCGCCGACCAGCAGGGACAGCAGCTCGCGCGCCGCGTCCGGGGGGAGCCCCGCCTCGCGGGCCAGCTGCTGCGCGGTCGCCCCGTTCCCGTGCTGCCCGGCGGCCTCCAGCAGGCGGAGGGAGCACCGGACGGCGGCGACGGGTTCGGGGCCGGCGTGGTCGGCCATGCCCACCAGCATGGCCCGGCTGCCGGGGAGCGGCAAAACGTCCTGGGGAAGGGGTGCGGTGGAGGGAGGTTTCCGGGACGTGACGCAAGCCATCTTTTGTGCTCGCGATCTCCGGGGAAGTCTCCGGTACGGTGTCGAACACTCCGGACCCGGAGGGTCACGGAGCGCATCGCCACCGCCGTACGGTTTCCGAGGACACGTGTGCCCGTCGCCGTGCGGCCGTCCCTGACGCCCTCGTGACACGACTGGGGAGTTTGATGTTCGACAAGGTATTGGTCGCCAACCGCGGGGAGATCGCCATCCGCGCGTTCCGCGCGGCGTTCGAGCTCGGCATCTCCACGGTGGCCGTGTATCCGCACGAGGACCGCAACTCCCTGCACCGGGCGAAGGCGGACGAGGCGTACCGGATCGGTGAGCCGGGCCATCCGGTGCGGGCGTATCTGTCGGTGGACGAGGTGGTGAAGGCGGCCCGCAGGGCCGGGGCGGACGCGATCTATCCCGGTTACGGGTTCCTGTCGGAGAATCCGGACCTGGCGGCGGCGTGCGCGGCGGCGGGCATCACGTTCGTGGGGCCGCCGGCGTCGGTGCTGAACCTGACGGGCAACAAGTCGCGTGCGGTGGCGGCGGCCCGCGAGGCCGGTGTGCCGGTGCTGAAGTCGTCGGAGCCGTCCGAGGACGTGGACGCCCTGGTCGCGGCCTCGGAGGAGATCGGTTTCCCGGTCTTCGTGAAGGCGGTGGCCGGTGGCGGCGGGCGCGGGATGCGCCGGGTCGCCGAGCCCGCGGAGCTGCGGGACGCGATCGACGCGGCGATGCGCGAGGCGCGCTCCGCGTTCGGGGACGCGACGGTGTTCCTGGAGCAGGCGGTGATCAACCCCCGCCACATCGAGGTGCAGATCCTGGCCGACGCCGAGGGCAACGTGGTGCACCTCTACGAGCGGGACTGCTCGCTCCAGCGCCGCCACCAGAAGGTCGTGGAGATCGCCCCGGCCCCGAATCTGGACCCGGCGCTGCGGGACCGGATCTGTGCCGACGCGGTCTCCTTCGCGCGGCACATCGGCTACGTGAACGCGGGCACCGTCGAGTTCCTGGTGGACGAGCGCGGCAACCATGTCTTCATCGAGATGAACCCGCGCATCCAGGTCGAGCACACGGTGACGGAGCAGGTCACCGGGCGCGACCTGGTGATCGCCCAGCTGCGCATCGCGGCGGGTATGACGCTGCCCGAACTGCACCTGTCCCAGGAGGACATCACTCTCACCGGGACCGCGATGCAGTGCCGCATCACGACGGAGGACCCGGTCAACGGCTTCCGTCCGGACACCGGCACCATCTCCGCGTACCGCTCCCCCGGCGGTCCGGGTGTCCGGCTGGACGGCGGGACCGTCCACACGGGCGCGGAGGTGTCGGCGCACTTCGACTCGATGCTGGTCAAGCTCACCTGTCACGGGCACGACTTCGCCAACGCGGCCCGCCGGGCGCGCCGGGCGATCGCCGAGTTCCGCATCCGCGGGGTGGCGACCAACCTGCCGTTCCTGGGCGCGGTGCTGGACCATCCGGAGTTCCGGGCGGGGCGGGTCACGACCGGTTTCATCGACGCCCATCCGGAGCTGATCCGGACCCGTCCGTCGGCGGACCGGGGCAGCCGGATGCTCAGCTATCTGGCGGAGACCACGGTCAACCGCCCGTACGGGCCGCGTCCCCGGGTCATCGATCCGGCGGACAAGCTGCCCGCGCTGCCGCCGGGGACGCCGCCGCCCGGTTCCCGGCAGCGGCTGGCCGAGCTGGGTCCGGAGGCGTTCGCCGCCGAGCTGCGGGCGCGGCCGGCGGTGGCCGTCACCGACACCACGTTCCGCGACGCGCACCAGTCGCTGCTGGCCACCCGGGTCCGCACCCGTGATCTGCTGGCGGTCGCCCCGCATGTCGCGCACACCGTGCCGCAGTTGCTGAGCCTGGAGTGCTGGGGCGGCGCGACCTACGACGTGGCGCTGCGCTTCCTCGCGGAGGACCCGTGGGAGCGGCTGGTCAAGATCCGTGAGGCGGTGCCCAACATCTGTACGCAGATGCTGCTGCGCGGCCGCAACACGGTCGGTTACACGCCCTACCCGGCCGAGGTGACCGAGGCGTTCGTGTCCGAGGCCGCGTCGGCGGGGATGGACATCTTCCGGATCTTCGACGCCCTCAACGACGTGTCGCAGATGCGTCCGGCGATCGACGCGGTGCGTGCCACCGGCACCTCGCTGGCGGAGGTGGCGCTGTGCTACACCGCCGACCTGTCCGATCCGGGCGAGAGCCTGTACACGCTGGACTACTACCTGCGGCTGGCGGAGCAGATCGTCGAGGCGGGCGCGCATGTGCTCGCCATCAAGGACAT comes from the Streptomyces sp. NBC_00525 genome and includes:
- the ligD gene encoding non-homologous end-joining DNA ligase, encoding MALIPADASGALPSIAPMLAVPGPLPVPDTGWAFEAKWDGARCVVSTPGDGTLRLTSRARNDVTPTYPELHALGEVLRGRSVVLDGEIVALDTAGRSDFGLLQRRMGVMNARRAARLALDLPAHLVVFDVLFLDGRTLTTLGYEERRAVLAALLPAGPHWSVPSYVRGSGAKAWETVVRGGLEGVVAKRLTSPYLPGVRSPDWRKTKRVETLDVVIGGWTQRNGAPEGVPGAVLVGVDDPAGLRYAGSVGSGMSDRELGELREYLRVIARPSSPFTGPVDVAGAHWVEPRLVAEVAASQWTAAGRLRHPVWQRLRPDLTRLD
- a CDS encoding IclR family transcriptional regulator, whose translation is MADHAGPEPVAAVRCSLRLLEAAGQHGNGATAQQLAREAGLPPDAARELLSLLVGDGFLAERDDHTFVLAETDTVADPVPGADTETCAGTDPAAGTGARQGIARVRPALAALRDQLDAAAYLTLYVDGEIRVMEIVDSVSAPRVDLWVGLDEAGHATALGKSVLRELDEEARADYLSRHELTGLTPRTITHEEELVRQLDGAPAPVVMDREEYVRGTTCVAVPVYRGEQIGSLGISFRSDRMYRSSQVRAGLLSAAVRVSRGLTLPG
- a CDS encoding pyruvate carboxylase, translating into MFDKVLVANRGEIAIRAFRAAFELGISTVAVYPHEDRNSLHRAKADEAYRIGEPGHPVRAYLSVDEVVKAARRAGADAIYPGYGFLSENPDLAAACAAAGITFVGPPASVLNLTGNKSRAVAAAREAGVPVLKSSEPSEDVDALVAASEEIGFPVFVKAVAGGGGRGMRRVAEPAELRDAIDAAMREARSAFGDATVFLEQAVINPRHIEVQILADAEGNVVHLYERDCSLQRRHQKVVEIAPAPNLDPALRDRICADAVSFARHIGYVNAGTVEFLVDERGNHVFIEMNPRIQVEHTVTEQVTGRDLVIAQLRIAAGMTLPELHLSQEDITLTGTAMQCRITTEDPVNGFRPDTGTISAYRSPGGPGVRLDGGTVHTGAEVSAHFDSMLVKLTCHGHDFANAARRARRAIAEFRIRGVATNLPFLGAVLDHPEFRAGRVTTGFIDAHPELIRTRPSADRGSRMLSYLAETTVNRPYGPRPRVIDPADKLPALPPGTPPPGSRQRLAELGPEAFAAELRARPAVAVTDTTFRDAHQSLLATRVRTRDLLAVAPHVAHTVPQLLSLECWGGATYDVALRFLAEDPWERLVKIREAVPNICTQMLLRGRNTVGYTPYPAEVTEAFVSEAASAGMDIFRIFDALNDVSQMRPAIDAVRATGTSLAEVALCYTADLSDPGESLYTLDYYLRLAEQIVEAGAHVLAIKDMAGLLRPPAARTLVTALRERFDLPVHLHTHDTAGGQLATLMAAIDAGVDAVDAAVASMAGTTSQPPLSALVAATDHTERATGLSLQAVGDLEPYWEATRKVYAPFESGLASPTGRIYHHEIPGGQLSNLRQQAIALGLGDRFELIEDCYAAADRMLGRLVKVTPSSKVVGDLALHLVGAGVEAADFESDPGKFDVPDSVIGFLRGELGDPPGGWPEPFRTRALQGRPEKAQTPRLSPEDREALRESPRATLNRLLFPGPTKEFTAHREAYGDTSVLPTSDFLYGLEPETEHPVTLEPGVTLLIELEAISEADERGFRSVLATLNGQLRPVSVRDRSVATEVKAAEKADRSNPGHVAAPFAGVVTLQVEEGVSVSAGQTVATIEAMKMEASITAQSAGVVRRLAIGRVQQVEAGDLLIEIG